One window from the genome of Pseudoliparis swirei isolate HS2019 ecotype Mariana Trench chromosome 24, NWPU_hadal_v1, whole genome shotgun sequence encodes:
- the LOC130190220 gene encoding ecto-ADP-ribosyltransferase 4-like, which produces MLLRLSPWKNMKSGKGPVCELKSMRNWAALCVFLAGALLLYHDPSLQLWWHQKSAEETKTAGFRLDMATDCVDDMFDGCKSETASVIDLFGVSEWHVGLNFSIGWASAESGAKKPVHEHLKEEHATVIYMYTQVDNIQQEFDQAVKTGKHDYSTYRFKFHYFYFYLTDAVQVLRHNQTSCRRTFYGTRKHFERNVINTNMRFGAFTWAASSKQSFDLKANVSCFEIYSCFGADITYYSATNQAGQVLIPPYEVFKITDVVTDDPWCSVVYKLHSTNVPRRDLNCKLNRRRIKTYLGAFLTQWRESRVGFMSVCVTLLVIISVVLVKRRQKCFVAAVLGALLVLMVILVILRVSQQSKSGLLLEHVIERILKMFLKVMREYKSSLERVSMYLR; this is translated from the exons ATATGAAGTCTGGCAAAGGGCCAGTATGTGAGTTGAAGTCAATGAGAAACTGGGCAgcgctttgtgtgtttttggcgGGCGCGCTCCTTTTGTATCACGACCCGTCTCTACAACTCTGGTGGCATCAGAAATCTGCAGAG GAAACTAAGACTGCTGGTTTCCGTCTGGACATGGCGACAGATTGCGTTGATGACATGTTCGACGGTTGCAAGTCTGAAACAGCCTCTGTGATCGACCTGTTCGGCGTGTCTGAGTGGCACGTCGGCCTGAACTTCAGCATTGGCTGGGCTTCAGCTGAAAGCGGTGCGAAGAAACCTGTGCACGAGCACCTGAAAGAGGAGCACGCTACAGTCatctacatgtacacacaggtgGACAACATCCAACAAGAGTTCGACCAAGCAGTGAAAACAGGGAAACATGACTACAGCACATACCGATTCAAGTTCCACTACTTCTACTTCTACCTGACTGACGCCGTTCAAGTTCTGCGTCACAATCAGACATCGTGCAGAAGGACTTTTTACGGGACACGGAAACACTTTGAGCGCAACGTAATCAACACAAACATGCGTTTTGGTGCTTTCACTTGGGCAGCTTCGAGCAAGCAGTCGTTTGATTTGAAGGCCAacgtgtcttgttttgaaatcTACTCGTGCTTCGGCGCCGATATAACATATTACTCTGCAACGAACCAAGCGGGACAGGTGCTGATTCCTCCCTATGAGGTCTTCAAAATCACTGATGTCGTGACAGATGACCCATGGTGCAGTGTGGTTTACAAGCTACACAGCACCAACGTACCGAGGAGAGATTTAAATTGTAAATTGAATCGAAGGcgtataaaaacatatttaggaGCATTTTTAACACAGTGGCGTGAAAGCAGGGTTGGGTTCATGTCAGTATGCGTCACGCTGTTGGTCATCATTTCTGTGGTCCTTGTAAAACGCAGGCAGAAATGTTTTGTGGCTGCAGTGCTGGGAGCTCTGCTGGTGCTGATGGTTATTTTGGTGATATTGAGGGTTAGCCAACAATCAAAAAGCGGTTTATTATTGGAACATGTCATTGAGAGAATTCTTAAGATGTTTTTGAAAGTTATGAGGGAATATAAATCTTCCCTCGAGAGGGTCAGCATGTAtttaagataa